The DNA sequence CCTTGAATTCTGCGGGTAGTAATTCTTCAGTCAAGTGAAAATCTGAATCGGGGGCGTGGATGATCGACTGAACCCCATGTGAATTGATGGCTGAGTGAAAAGTCAATTCCGCTTCATCTGCATGCTTCTCCGCCGTTTGCTCGATGAATTCAGCATGGGTTAAGCTTGCGTGGAAATTGGCCGTTCCAAATGTGAGGTTGAAGAGATGGTTTCCATTCAAACAGCATTCCTGTATTCTTTCGAATAGCTCAGCGTTCCCCGATGGGGTTAAATAAATGGCATATTGAAGGTCCTGAGTGGCTAAATCCTCCGGCATGACAATCTCAAAGGGGATCTGGGTATGTGCATTGAATTTGTTGCTTCCATTCAGGTCGCTCGGACTGGATACTTTCAGGTGATTGAGCACATGGATAGATTTTCGTACTGCTCCTTTTACAGA is a window from the Pontibacter sp. G13 genome containing:
- the cas5 gene encoding CRISPR-associated protein Cas5, giving the protein MNPILKLEVAGKLAHFRKFYGNSTALSYSIPPRTTIMGMLASMLGLEKGSYHEAFQHENLRIGISVKGAVRKSIHVLNHLKVSSPSDLNGSNKFNAHTQIPFEIVMPEDLATQDLQYAIYLTPSGNAELFERIQECCLNGNHLFNLTFGTANFHASLTHAEFIEQTAEKHADEAELTFHSAINSHGVQSIIHAPDSDFHLTEELLPAEFKENESRELQSMSRMLFSTSGKPFSAVYTGPYSEIKSQTGLERITFIEPIPSR